GCGGATAATATAATAGTGAAAAACAAAAAACACAGTGTTACCGTAATGGCGATTCCCTCTGTATTAAACTCCCTTAAAAGAAGCCTCCTTAATGGCACGGTCTGGCCTGATTTCACAGTTATACCAAACCCCGATAATGCAGTCCTCAAGCTGAAAGGCATAAGGCAGGGTAATACATTCACTGTAAACACCTACAAGGTTACTGCATATGAGGTCAATCATGCTGTTTCAGCCGCAGGCTATGTCATCGAAGGCAAGGGCGGTAAAAGGCTTCTTTACACAGGAGACACAGGTCCTACGGAAAAGATATGGCAGGCAACAGAAGACCCCGTGCACTGTGCCATAGTAGAGGTTTCTTTCCCGAATAAGATGAAGGACATGGCAATTATAACAGGCCACCTTACAGCAGGGCTTTTTAGAGGAGAGCTTAAAAAGATGATTAACATCCCCGAAAGGATCCTCATTACACACCCCAAGCCCCAGTACCTCAAACAGATAAGAAAGGAGATAGCCAGCCTTATGATGAATAATATACGGATACTTCGTGACGGCGATGAATTCGACATATAGACATGGCATGGTTTAAGAAGCCAAAAGGCACAACCTTAAAGGCAGTTAAGATACCCGAAGGTCTCTGGGTCAAGTGCGACGGCTGTAAGGAGATTATCTACAAGAAGGAAATCGACAGGAACCTCATGGTCTGCCCTAAGTGCAATTATCACTTCAGGATAAATGCAGGCGAGAGGATAAAGCTTCTTGTAGATGAAAACAGTTTTGAAGAGACAAGCCCTGATATACTATCCGACGACCCGTTGTCCTTCAAAGACGCCATCCCTTATAAGGAGAGGCTCAAAGAAAACCAGAGAAAAAGCGGACTTAAAGATGCGGCCATAAGCGGAAGGGCAAGGATAAACGGGCATGAGGTCATAATGGTCATAATGGATTTTTTCTTTATGGGCGGCAGTATGGGCTCTGTAGTTGGAGAGAAGATTACAAGGGCAGTTGAGACATCCCTGAACCTAAGACTGCCCCTTGTGATAGTTTCCTCCTCAGGAGGGGCAAGGATGCAGGAGGGCATTTACTCCCTCATGCAGATGTCAAAGGTCTCAGCCTCAATCGGAAAGCTCAAGGAAGGCGCAGTGCCATTTATATCCATACTTTCGGACCCTACATTTGGTGGGGTTACTGCAAGCTTTGCAATGCTTGGGGATATTATAATCGCAGAGCCCGGCTCTCTTATTGGTTTTGCAGGACCGAGGGTCATCGAGCAGACAATCAAACAACAGCTTCCAGAGAATTTCCAAAGGGCAGAGTTTCTCCTCGAGCATGGCATCATAGATATGGTCGTCCCAAGAAAAGAGATGAAAACCACTATCTCTAATATCCTCGAGCACCTGATGGGGTGAGAATTCTACGCTCAAAAATCGGGGTCATCTTAAGAATCCTTCCGTTTGAGTCGATGAACCCGGATATGCCTGTATTTGCCGCCCTTATCAGAGGCTTTCTGTTTTCAATTGCCCTAAACACAGCCATTGACCAGTGCTGATAAGGTCCTCCTGTATCTCCAAACCATGCATCGTTTGTTATGGTTACAATGAAATCGCCATCCTTTGTATAGAACTTCCTTACGAGTCCTGGGAATATTATCTCATAGCAGATAAGCGTGCCGAATCTTCCAAATGGTGCCTCTGCCTTGATGTATCTGTCTCCTCGGGTATAATCTCCAATGCCAGCGACGAGTTTGTCTACAAAAAAAAGCATTCTTCTAAGAGGCACATACTCTCCGAATGGGACTAAGTGTATCTTGTCATAGACATAGCCCACTTCGGATAGCCTGTTAAGAAGTATGGCACTGTTTGAAAG
This window of the Nitrospirota bacterium genome carries:
- a CDS encoding acetyl-CoA carboxylase carboxyltransferase subunit beta, which encodes MAWFKKPKGTTLKAVKIPEGLWVKCDGCKEIIYKKEIDRNLMVCPKCNYHFRINAGERIKLLVDENSFEETSPDILSDDPLSFKDAIPYKERLKENQRKSGLKDAAISGRARINGHEVIMVIMDFFFMGGSMGSVVGEKITRAVETSLNLRLPLVIVSSSGGARMQEGIYSLMQMSKVSASIGKLKEGAVPFISILSDPTFGGVTASFAMLGDIIIAEPGSLIGFAGPRVIEQTIKQQLPENFQRAEFLLEHGIIDMVVPRKEMKTTISNILEHLMG
- a CDS encoding 3',5'-cyclic-nucleotide phosphodiesterase; this encodes MKNKKHSVTVMAIPSVLNSLKRSLLNGTVWPDFTVIPNPDNAVLKLKGIRQGNTFTVNTYKVTAYEVNHAVSAAGYVIEGKGGKRLLYTGDTGPTEKIWQATEDPVHCAIVEVSFPNKMKDMAIITGHLTAGLFRGELKKMINIPERILITHPKPQYLKQIRKEIASLMMNNIRILRDGDEFDI